A genome region from Musa acuminata AAA Group cultivar baxijiao chromosome BXJ3-5, Cavendish_Baxijiao_AAA, whole genome shotgun sequence includes the following:
- the LOC135586470 gene encoding vacuolar protein 8-like → MAEESEPTQEADSAGQLLSQARQLVPAALDKARAATGFPGRWKSIISKLERVSPCLSDLSSHPCFAKNELCKELLQSVTKTVAEAIGLAGRCCSAEPLCSGKLRMQSDLDALSGELDLLLNDCELLVKTGVLGDAAAATAMSPTVTKSPTHDGVRELLARLQIGHAEAKHRAVDGLLEAMREDEKSVLAALGRSNICALIRLLSANSMKTRETAATVICLLAESWSCEKLLVSEGVLPPLIRLAESGSLVCREKAVVSLQRLSMAADTARSIVGHGGVPVLIEICQIGDSICQAAAAGTLRNLSAVPDVRQTLADEGIIRVMIDLLNCGMVLGSKEYAAECLQNLTAINDDLRRSVVSEGGPLSLLAYMDGPLPQEPAVCALRNLIGSVAVDGLMSLGVLPRLVHVLKDGSLGARQAAAGIICRISSSSETRKAIGELGCVPLLAKMLDAKANTAREVAAQAISGLMSHPQNKRELKKEEKSVANLVRLLDPSPQNTAKKYAVACLLSLSSSKRCKKQMISYGAVGFLKKLCESDIAGAKKLLERLERRKLRGLFIRK, encoded by the coding sequence ATGGCCGAAGAATCTGAGCCCACACAGGAAGCCGATTCCGCCGGGCAGTTACTATCCCAAGCGCGGCAGCTCGTCCCTGCGGCACTCGACAAGGCCCGGGCCGCCACCGGCTTCCCGGGGAGATGGAAATCGATAATCTCCAAGCTGGAGCGCGTCTCGCCGTGTCTCTCCGACCTCTCGAGCCACCCCTGCTTCGCGAAGAACGAGCTCTGTAAGGAACTGCTACAGTCGGTGACGAAGACCGTCGCCGAAGCCATCGGGCTCGCCGGCCGCTGCTGTTCCGCAGAGCCGCTTTGCTCGGGGAAGCTCCGGATGCAGAGCGACCTTGACGCCTTGTCGGGCGAGCTCGACCTCCTCCTCAACGACTGTGAATTGCTGGTGAAGACCGGGGTCCTCGgcgacgccgccgccgccaccgccatgTCCCCGACTGTTACCAAGTCGCCGACGCATGACGGCGTGCGTGAATTGCTAGCCCGCTTGCAGATTGGCCATGCCGAGGCCAAGCACCGGGCCGTGGACGGCCTCCTTGAAGCGATGAGGGAGGACGAGAAGAGCGTGCTCGCTGCACTCGGCCGGAGCAATATATGCGCTCTGATACGGTTGCTCAGCGCGAACTCCATGAAGACCAGAGAGACGGCAGCCACCGTGATCTGCTTGCTCGCGGAGTCTTGGAGTTGCGAGAAGCTACTGGTTTCGGAAGGAGTGCTTCCACCTCTAATCAGGCTTGCAGAATCTGGAAGTCTGGTATGTAGAGAGAAGGCAGTGGTCTCGCTGCAGAGGCTATCCATGGCCGCCGACACCGCCCGCTCCATAGTCGGGCATGGAGGTGTGCCGGTGCTGATCGAGATCTGCCAGATAGGAGACTCCATTTGCCAAGCAGCGGCTGCAGGGACGCTGAGGAATCTCTCAGCAGTGCCCGATGTCAGGCAGACATTAGCGGACGAAGGCATCATCAGAGTCATGATCGATCTCCTCAACTGCGGGATGGTTCTTGGTTCCAAGGAGTACGCCGCAGAGTGCTTGCAGAACCTCACCGCCATCAACGACGACCTAAGGAGGTCAGTCGTCTCGGAGGGAGGACCGCTTAGCCTCTTGGCCTACATGGACGGGCCATTGCCGCAGGAACCAGCGGTGTGCGCGCTGAGGAACCTGATCGGCTCCGTCGCTGTCGACGGCCTCATGTCGCTGGGCGTCCTTCCTCGGCTAGTCCACGTACTCAAGGATGGATCTCTCGGCGCACGGCAGGCGGCAGCCGGCATCATCTGCAGGATATCGAGTTCCTCCGAGACGAGGAAGGCGATTGGCGAGCTTGGCTGCGTGCCGTTGCTTGCCAAGATGCTCGACGCCAAGGCGAACACCGCGAGGGAGGTCGCTGCGCAGGCCATTTCGGGGTTGATGAGCCACCCGCAGAACAAGCGGGAGCTCaagaaggaggagaagagcgTGGCCAATCTCGTTCGCTTGCTGGATCCGAGTCCTCAGAACACAGCAAAGAAGTACGCAGTCGCTTGTCTCCTCTCCCTGTCGTCAAGCAAGAGGTGCAAGAAACAGATGATCTCCTACGGCGCCGTCGGGTTTCTCAAGAAGCTCTGTGAATCAGACATAGCTGGTGCCAAGAAGCTACTTGAAAGATTAGAGAGGAGGAAGCTGAGGGGCTTGTTCATCAGAAAGTAG
- the LOC135638691 gene encoding probable methyltransferase PMT15 encodes MAGATNPYSGVWKLYQPFWKRTNLLRLGVVAILCSASYYLGIWQHGSGATSVTSTVVTAVSCDRNPAASPITGRAAALDFAVHHGADQAAAGAPSVREFPACDIKYSEYTPCEDRDRSLRFDRDRLIYRERHCPTKGELLKCLIPAPPGYRNPFPWPASRETAWFANVPHKELTVEKAVQNWIHVDGDKFRFPGGGTMFPNGADAYIDDIDRLISLSDGSIRTAVDTGCGVASWGAYLLSRNVLTMSFAPRDSHEAQVQFALERGVPAMIGVLASIRLPYPSRAFDMAHCSRCLIPWHLYDGQYLIEVDRILRPGGYWILSGPPVNWKKHWKGWDRTREDLNHEQSAIEAVARSLCWNKLKEKGDIAIWQKPINHIGCKANRKTVRSPQFCQSQNPDTAWYTKTESCITPLPEVVRVEEISGGELKKWPERLTAVPPRIARGSIDGATPEVFLQDTELWKNRVGYYKTVINQLGQKGRYRNLLDMNAKFGGFAAALIDDPLWVMNIVPTAADVNTLGVIYERGLIGTYQDWCEAMSTYPRTYDLLHADSVFTLYKDRCEMEDILLEMDRILRPEGTVIIRDDVDALVKIKSIADGMRWNSRIMDHEDGPLQREKLLLVVKTYWTAPGPNQE; translated from the exons ATGGCGGGAGCCACCAACCCTTATTCCGGCGTGTGGAAGCTATACCAGCCGTTTTGGAAGCGGACGAATCTGCTGCGCCTTGGCGTCGTGGCCATCCTCTGCTCCGCCTCCTATTACCTGGGGATTTGGCAGCACGGGAGCGGCGCCACCTCCGTCACCTCCACCGTCGTCACGGCCGTCTCCTGCGACCGGAACCCGGCCGCCTCCCCCATCACCGGCCGCGCCGCGGCGCTCGACTTCGCCGTCCACCACGGGGCGGACCAGGCGGCGGCTGGGGCGCCGTCGGTCCGGGAGTTTCCGGCGTGCGACATCAAGTACTCGGAGTACACGCCGTGCGAGGACCGGGACCGGTCGCTGCGGTTCGACCGGGACCGGCTCATCTACCGGGAGCGGCACTGCCCTACGAAAGGGGAGCTCCTCAAGTGCCTAATCCCGGCCCCGCCGGGGTACAGGAACCCGTTCCCGTGGCCGGCGAGCCGGGAGACGGCGTGGTTCGCCAATGTTCCGCACAAGGAGCTCACGGTGGAGAAGGCGGTCCAGAATTGGATCCATGTCGACGGGGACAAGTTCCGGTTCCCCGGCGGCGGGACCATGTTCCCGAACGGCGCCGATGCGTACATCGACGACATCGACCGGCTTATTTCTCTAAGTGACGGGTCGATCCGGACCGCCGTCGACACCGGCTGCGGG GTGGCGAGCTGGGGGGCGTACCTCCTCTCCCGCAACGTGCTAACGATGTCGTTCGCGCCGAGGGACTCCCACGAGGCACAAGTCCAATTCGCCCTCGAGCGCGGCGTCCCGGCCATGATCGGCGTGCTCGCCTCGATCCGCCTCCCCTACCCGTCGAGGGCCTTCGACATGGCCCATTGCTCAAGGTGCCTCATCCCCTGGCACCTCTACG ATGGGCAGTACCTGATCGAGGTCGATCGTATTCTGAGGCCTGGCGGCTACTGGATCCTCTCTGGTCCGCCGGTTAACTGGAAGAAACATTGGAAGGGGTGGGACAGAACACGGGAGGACTTGAACCATGAGCAATCAGCCATCGAAGCTGTTGCCAGGAGCCTGTGCTGGAACAAACTCAAGGAGAAAGGAGACATCGCGATCTGGCAGAAGCCTATCAATCATATCGGCTGCAAAGCTAATCGCAAGACGGTTAGATCACCCCAGTTCTGCCAATCACAGAATCCTGATACAGCTTG GTACACAAAGACGGAGAGTTGCATAACCCCCCTGCCCGAGGTGGTCAGAGTCGAAGAGATCTCCGGCGGAGAACTGAAGAAGTGGCCTGAAAGACTGACGGCGGTGCCGCCCAGGATCGCGCGTGGAAGCATCGATGGAGCTACACCCGAGGTGTTCCTGCAAGATACAGAGCTGTGGAAGAACAGGGTTGGGTACTACAAGACGGTGATCAACCAACTGGGGCAGAAGGGGAGGTACCGCAACCTGCTCGACATGAACGCCAAGTTTGGTGGCTTTGCTGCTGCGCTGATCGATGACCCCCTTTGGGTGATGAACATTGTGCCAACAGCAGCTGATGTTAACACTCTCGGAGTCATCTACGAGCGTGGATTGATTGGAACCTATCAGGACTG GTGTGAGGCAATGTCTACATATCCGAGGACGTATGATCTCCTTCATGCTGATTCAGTGTTCACTCTTTACAAGGACAG ATGTGAGATGGAGGACATTTTGTTGGAGATGGATAGGATCTTGAGACCCGAAGGCACGGTGATCATTAGAGATGATGTGGATGCCTTGGTCAAGATCAAGAGCATTGCAGATGGAATGAGATGGAACAGTCGAATCATGGATCACGAAGACGgccctctccagagggagaagctCCTTCTGGTGGTGAAGACATACTGGACAGCTCCTGGACCAAACCAAGAGTAG